The sequence GCGACAGGTGGGTCGGGCTGCGTCCGAGAAGCCTATGGCCATGAATGGTATGACAGACGACCCGGTGAACGGTCGGTTCGCCACCCGGTTTCCCGCCCGCAACGGCCTCTCCGGGCAATTGTGGACGCTGTTCTGGCTCCTCGCGTTGCTCCAGGTCGTCGATCTGGCAACCACATATTTCGCGATCGTGACGAAAGTCGCACACGAGGGGAACGCGTTCCTGACCGGTCTGGTCTTCACGCCCCTCGCCCCCGTGCTCAAGGCGTTTGCCCTGGTGTTTCTTGCGATTCTCATCGTCCGCAGCACGAACGGGGGACGCCCCGCGCCGGCGCGCCTTCTCGTCGCCGCCCGCGTGACGGTGGTGTTGTACCTCGCCATCGTTCTGAACAACGTGATCGTCCTTCGCCCGCACTGACCGCCGCGCGTCCCTCACCGCGCCGTAGGACGGTCCCGCCGCCATGCCGTGAGGCCGCCGTACGCCGCGAGGGCGATGAGCTGCGGCTCGATCAGGTGTCGAAACCGCGGGTCCGGATGGGTGACGTAGTAGATCAGCGGAAAGACCGCCGCGACCGCGGCAAACGGAAGACTCACCGGGGAACGCCGGACCACGGCCGCCCACAGGCCGGCAAATGCCAGAACCGTGAGCGCGCCGAAGAGTACCTCCGGGAACTGGAGGATGCGGGCCGGCGATCCTACGCCGAACCAAAAAAAGACAATGTGCACGATGGTTACGCGGGCGAAGTCCCCGGGGTGCCGGGTGATGAAGTCGAGGGCCTGGCGCTGCTTCTCCGCCATGTAGCGGAGCTCACCCATCGTCCGGTATCGGCGCATTTCGGCGGGATTGCCCGCGGGGTGAAGCCGCTGCCATGCCCGGGGAGTGTTGGCGCCGGGAGTATTGCCGAGGACAAGCTCCAATCCAAGATTTGAGCGCAGGAGCACGTGACCGAACACGAGATCGTTGCGAATGAGCCAGGGAGCCAGTGTGATTCCAAACGCGATAATGGCAGCGGCCGCCGGACGGAGCCAGGATGCTCGGCGGCCCGCCGCGCGGTAGCCGAGCCATCCGAGAAACACGGGGAGCAAAAGAAGGAACGTTGTGTTGGTCAGCACGACGACGCCCCATAGGAGGCCGTACCAGGCGCCATCAGCCGCGCCCATCGAACCCGCCAGGCGCAGCGTCGCAAGGAAGACCAGGGCGAACAGCAGCGCGGACAGACTGGTATCCCAGACCCATACGATCGGCCAATAGACGGCGAACGGATAGAACGCCCAGGCCCATCCCGCCCACGCCCCGGCGCGGTCGCCGAAGGCCGTCTTTCCGGTCAAATAGACCACGGCCGCGGTGAGCGCCGAAAAGAACGCGTTCAGGGTCAGCAACACGACCGCGGACGCCGTCGTGTAGATTCCCAGCACTTTGAAGGTCGCCGCGATCAGCAGAGGATATACCGGACCGACCATTGCCGTCGGCCCCGTCTCCCCGTGCAACGGCGAGGCGAAGCCGTGACCGATCGCCAATGAACGGGCGACGCGTCCCATTTCCGTGCCGAACAGGTAGTGGTCCTGGGCGGACGGGAATTCGTAGCTGTGTGAGAGCAACATCGCGGCCACTCGGAGGGCGAAGGCGGTGACCACCATCGCCTGGGGATTGTGCCGGAGAGACACCCGCGGGCGCACCCCCCAACGATAACGCAGCCGGGCGCCCCCGTAAACGGCTCGTCGTTGTCGCACTACCCCGAAACTACCCGGGGCGGGTAGTATCGCGCAGTCGATCCGGGCGGATACGGTTAGGGTGCAAAAGAAGGCACGGACTCTGCGAGGAAGGAGGGTCTGACGAACATGGCGCTGATCACGTTCTTGCAGGCTTGGCTGGTGTCCTGGCTGCACCGAGAGGAGCGCGGGCAGGGGTCTATTGAGTACGTCCTGTTGATTCTGGCTGTCGTGCTCTTCCTGATCGCCGCGGCATTCTTGCTGAGAGACGTGCTGGTTAGTGCAGTCAACTCGATCCAGAGCTGGGTCAACACCCTGTCCGCACCGTAATGTCTATCATCGCCACACTACCCTGAAACTACCCGAGGCGGGTAGTGGTGCGCGGTCGATCCCGCCGGTATGGTGAGGGTGCAAAGGAGACACGGATTCTGCGAAGAAAGGAGGGTCTGACGAACATGGCGCTGATCACGTTCTTGCAGGCTTGGCTGGTGTCCTGGCTGCACCGAGAGGAGCGCGGGCAGGGGTCTATTGAGTACGTCCTGTTGATTCTGGCTGTCGTGCTCTTCCTGATCGCGGCGGCATTCTTGCTGAGAGGCGTGCTGACGGGTGCAATCAACTCGATCCAGAGCTGGGTCAACACCCTGTCCGCACCGTAAGACGGTACTGTACCATAGTGTACGGTAGTGTACGGTGATGTTCGATCGGGGGAAGATCAATCTTGCGGCAGGCCACCCGCGCACGCGGGTGGCCTGCCGCGCAGGCGAAACGGGCGGATAATGAGGAACGAACGGGGAACATTTGCCCTGGAGATCGTCCTGCTGGCGCCGTTGCTTCTGGTGCTGGTGTTTCTCACGTTCGAATTCGGACGCGTCTTCGGCTCGTGGCTGGTGATCACGAACGCGGCTCGCGAAGGCACCCGGCTCGGGATGGAGTCGTGGTGCGACCCGGCGACGACGAACGGAACGTCCAATTGTCCCTACGACGGGGCCATCGTCGCGCGCGTCCAGGCAACCGCCGGATTTCTGTCTCCGACGACGACCCAGACCTGCACCCCCACGGGCGGCTCCGCGACTGCGGCTGCGACCACGGCATGCACCTGTCCGGCTTCCACGCTATGCGTCGGGATTTGGCGCTATACTGACAGTAACGGCGACCGCGTCGTGCAGGTGCTTGCCACCTACCAAGTGCAGACGGTCACGCCGATTACAGGAGCGGTCCCTTTTATCGGCAGCTTTAACTTTCAGCCCACGACCTACGTCGTCGGGTTCTCGCACATGAGGTCGCTATAGTCACGCGATTGGGTACGAGGGGAGACGAGCGCGATGAATCGTAGATGGGTGGTACCGGTACTTGCCGTGTTCCTGGCGCTTATTACGACGGGGGTCGTCATCGGGTACCTGCAGACGCTGCAGCGCCGAAACGCAGTGGCGCCGCCGGTGCCGATGGTGGGCGTCGTCGTGGCCAAGAAAGCGATCCAGACCCGTCAGATCATCACGGCGGCCGATCTCGAGGTGCGCCAGGTGCCGGCGTCCGCCGTGCACCCCAGGGCGCTCCACAGCACCGGCGAGGCCGTGAACCACGTGGCCACGACCGACATCTACGACGGCGAGCAGGTGATCTCCGACATGCTGGCCCCCGCCGACGTGGGCGCGAGCCTGTCGTACGTCGTGCCGAAGGGCATGCGGGCGGTCACGCTCGCCATGAACGAGGTCGCGGACGTGGCCGGGTTTGTCGCGCCCGGGGACCGGGTCGACGTGGTGGCCACCGTGACCCCCGAAGGTGGACAGCAGATCTCCCGAATCTTTCTGCAAAATGCTCTTGTGCTTGCCGCCGCGCAGCAGCCCAGTCAGAAGCCGGGACAGCCGGCCAAGGTCACGACGTCGGTGACTCTCGCGCTGACGCCCGACCAAGTGGAGGCGCTCACGCAGATCGACAACAGCGGGCGGGTGCGCCTCGCGCTGCGGCCCGCCGGGTCGAAGGCCATCGTGGAGACTCGAGGCCAGACGACGGTGACCGCGTTGAACGGGTCCGGGGCGCCCGCTCCGCGTCCGGCCGCCGCGGCGCCGAGCGTTCCTCGCCCCGTCGTCGTCGTGCAGCAGGTCGCGCCGGCGCCGGCGCCCAGCCAGACGATCGAGATCTGGCGGGGCGGGCAGAAGCAGACAGTGTCGTTCTAGGGAGTGAGCATACGTTGAGAGGACCGTCGTGGCAGCGCTTCTTCGCATCGTCGTAGCGGCCGGGGATCAGGCGCTCCATGCCCTGATCGAAGGCACGGTCCTCAAGCACCCCGGCGCGCGCGTCGTGGCCGAGGTCGTACAGGCCGACGCGCTCGAGGATGTGGTGGCGCACCGCGCGCCGCAGCTCGTCTTCCTGGCGACGCGTTTGGGGGAGGCCAGCGGATTCGATCTGACCGCGAAGTTGTCGCGCCGCTATCCCGGGATGTACATCGTGCTGGTCTCGCCCCATCCGGCCTCGCCGGACGATCTCCGCCAGGCGATGCGGGCCGGGGCGCGGGAGATCCTCAGCGCCCCGCTGGACGAGGCCGCGGTGCTGCACGTGCTGGCGGAGACGGGCGACCTGGACAACGTGGTGGGCACCCGCCGCGGTCTGGTCCTCGGCGTGATGGGGAGCAAAGGCGGCGTCGGAAAGACGACGGTCGCCGTCAACCTCGCCATCGCCCTCAAGGGGATGCAGGACGGCCGGGTGGCCCTGGTGGACGGCGATTTGTACTTCGGCGACGTCGCCGCGCTCATGAATATCCAGCCCGAGCGCACGATTCGCGAGATGAGCCAGACGCTCTCCGCCGAGATCGCCGAGCGGTTCCTGCACCGGCACGAGAGCGGGGTCGAAGTGCTGGCCGCGCCCCGCCGCACCGAGTTGGCGGAAGAGATTCCGCCCGACCGTTTCCGCGAGGGGCTGAACGTCCTGCAGGGGCTCTACGACCTCGTCGTGGTCGACGCCAGCGTCTCGTCGTTCGAGGCGATGCTGGCGGCGCTCGAGGTCGCCGATCTGGCCGTCGTCCTCACCACGCTGGACGTGGTGTGTCTCAAGGACACCAGCCAGTTGCTCGAGATGCTGGCGCAGCTCCGCTTCCCCGCGCAGAACCTGTTGCTTGTCGGGAATCGCGCCGACGAGCGGCTCTCGCTTCCCCGCCGCGACGTGGAGAAGGCCCTCGGAATGAAATTCACGGCGCTCCTGCCGCGGGACGACCGGGTGATCGCATCGGCCAACAGCGGCGTGCCGCTCGTGATGAGCGGACCCGAGACGCCGTTTGCCCAGCAGGTCCGGGCGCTCGCCAAGACGGTAATGGCTTATACCGGGAGAATGGACCGTGTCACTGCGTAAACGGCTTGACGAGATCGGCGACCGCGAGTGGTCGGAGCCCTATCAGGCGCTGAAGAACGACGTGCATCGCCGGCTCGTCGAAGAGCTCGGGCGCCGCGGCAGCACCTGGACGCGCGAAGAGGTCGAGCGGGAGGTGG is a genomic window of bacterium containing:
- a CDS encoding DUF5658 family protein, giving the protein MNGMTDDPVNGRFATRFPARNGLSGQLWTLFWLLALLQVVDLATTYFAIVTKVAHEGNAFLTGLVFTPLAPVLKAFALVFLAILIVRSTNGGRPAPARLLVAARVTVVLYLAIVLNNVIVLRPH
- a CDS encoding class III signal peptide-containing protein, translating into MALITFLQAWLVSWLHREERGQGSIEYVLLILAVVLFLIAAAFLLRDVLVSAVNSIQSWVNTLSAP
- a CDS encoding class III signal peptide-containing protein yields the protein MALITFLQAWLVSWLHREERGQGSIEYVLLILAVVLFLIAAAFLLRGVLTGAINSIQSWVNTLSAP
- a CDS encoding TadE/TadG family type IV pilus assembly protein, coding for MRNERGTFALEIVLLAPLLLVLVFLTFEFGRVFGSWLVITNAAREGTRLGMESWCDPATTNGTSNCPYDGAIVARVQATAGFLSPTTTQTCTPTGGSATAAATTACTCPASTLCVGIWRYTDSNGDRVVQVLATYQVQTVTPITGAVPFIGSFNFQPTTYVVGFSHMRSL
- the cpaB gene encoding Flp pilus assembly protein CpaB — translated: MNRRWVVPVLAVFLALITTGVVIGYLQTLQRRNAVAPPVPMVGVVVAKKAIQTRQIITAADLEVRQVPASAVHPRALHSTGEAVNHVATTDIYDGEQVISDMLAPADVGASLSYVVPKGMRAVTLAMNEVADVAGFVAPGDRVDVVATVTPEGGQQISRIFLQNALVLAAAQQPSQKPGQPAKVTTSVTLALTPDQVEALTQIDNSGRVRLALRPAGSKAIVETRGQTTVTALNGSGAPAPRPAAAAPSVPRPVVVVQQVAPAPAPSQTIEIWRGGQKQTVSF
- a CDS encoding P-loop NTPase; the encoded protein is MAALLRIVVAAGDQALHALIEGTVLKHPGARVVAEVVQADALEDVVAHRAPQLVFLATRLGEASGFDLTAKLSRRYPGMYIVLVSPHPASPDDLRQAMRAGAREILSAPLDEAAVLHVLAETGDLDNVVGTRRGLVLGVMGSKGGVGKTTVAVNLAIALKGMQDGRVALVDGDLYFGDVAALMNIQPERTIREMSQTLSAEIAERFLHRHESGVEVLAAPRRTELAEEIPPDRFREGLNVLQGLYDLVVVDASVSSFEAMLAALEVADLAVVLTTLDVVCLKDTSQLLEMLAQLRFPAQNLLLVGNRADERLSLPRRDVEKALGMKFTALLPRDDRVIASANSGVPLVMSGPETPFAQQVRALAKTVMAYTGRMDRVTA